In Gasterosteus aculeatus chromosome 15, fGasAcu3.hap1.1, whole genome shotgun sequence, a single genomic region encodes these proteins:
- the LOC120833145 gene encoding tumor necrosis factor alpha-induced protein 2 isoform X2, producing MRTETDGVKLNFYLPKLFGRTPRAPTSNPAAADGSPLENESLAYEQTLEKKLFCEAGRLLIAREERLFGEIQEPEAMTGHQEEVTELADCRRVLLDLVLQTLRLSLDPGEAGAAAALASAVKAVEQEEAQDQLWDQRGRKPPVWRPCAWKEVHDSTLRRLVEERMDNPSTPPSAVQAGQSSVQVDVCAMGRRMKEDLLLVASVVRSCYPPETNICHLYIQAYHRTFSARLRKIADFGLEDKDCTFLLRWVNEYYPLVLQKPQMAGEMDVAALGKLLPEVLLKPLEDQYLSRREEELTTFGGRILEDAKDKWNKGEEPTREDGCFVSPVSYDIIQLINEMVTSAEKVVGDLQKAQTITRQLKGIMHRFKIFQNDVIMQNKASSRPVVKAHLGCIEQFRDFLNTKRHLFTEEVGKDCLLVLTDMKLSAQAYLLKPVHEVLKPEYRKLGTSDWLNKNLFNRLLGGIEEELQVLQGSIGSCHQELLGKLHQEVTVEYVRRLLKGAKLKNAEQQAKACNTVRDNAESLYKLFLKMGSEDVWLKDILTKIAEVLRLQDLPAIQMQVASLGADHPDLSEKQLSALLKLKTNLSKADRRTVTDVLSVTREEWSTAGGRGAARAFFSEVRVK from the exons ATGCGGACCGAGACGGACGGCGTCAAGCTGAACTTTTACCTGCCGAAGCTCTTCGGCAGGacccccagagcccccaccAGCAACCCCGCCGCGGCCGATGGATCTCCCCTCGAAAACG AGAGCCTCGCGTACGAGCAGACCCTCGAGAAGAAGCTCTTCTGTGAGGCCGGCCGGCTGCTGATAGCGAGAGAGGAGCGTCTGTTTGGGGAGATACAGGAGCCAGAGGCGATGACGGGTCACCAGGAGGAGGTCACGGAGCTGGCGGACTGCCGCAGGGTCCTGCTGGACCTGGTGCTGCAGACCCTCAGGCTGTCCCTGGAcccgggggaggcgggggccgCCGCGGCCCTGGCGTCTGCCGTGAAGGccgtggagcaggaggaggcccaGGACCAGTTGTGGGATCAGAGGGGTCGAAAGCCTCCGGTGTGGAGGCCCTGCGCCTGGAAGGAGGTCCACGACTCCACGCTGCGCAGACTGGTGGAGGAGCGCATGGACAACCCCTCCACACCCCCCTCCGCCGTCCAGGCGGGACAGTCCTCCGTCCAGGTGGATGTCTGCGCCATGGGCCGGCGGATGAAGGAGGACCTGCTGCTGGTGGCGAGCGTGGTGAGGAGCTGCTACCCGCCCGAGACCAACATCTGTCACCTGTACATCCAGGCGTACCACCGCACCTTCAGCGCCAGGCTCAGGAAGATCGCAGACTTCGGTCTGGAGGACAAGGACTGCACCTTCCTCCTGCGCTGGGTCAACGAGTATTATCCCCT AGTCCTTCAAAAGCCACAGATGGCCGGCGAGATGGATGTCGCAGCGTTGGGAAAGCTGCTGCCTGAAGTGTTGTTGAAACCTCTGGAGGATCAATACCTGAGCAGGCGAGAG GAGGAGCTGACCACGTTCGGAGGCCGCATCCTCGAGGATGCGAAGGACAAGTGGAATAAAGGAGAGGAGCCGACGCGGGAGGACGGCTGCTTTGTCAGTCCTGTTTCCTACGACATCATCCAG CTCATCAACGAGATGGTCACCTCAGCTGAGAAGGTTGTGGGAGATCTGCAGAAGGCTCAGACCATAACGCGCCAACTCAAGGGTATAATGCACCG GTTCAAGATCTTTCAAAACGACGtcataatgcaaaacaaagcgaGCAGCCGGCCGGTGGTGAAGGCCCACCTCGGCTGTATTGAGCAGTTCAG GGACTTCCTCAATACGAAGAGACACCTGTTCACCGAGGAAGTGGGGAAAGACTGTTTGCTTGTTCTGACCGACATGAAACTGTCTGCCCAGGCGTATTTATTAAAACCTGTGCACGAGGTCCTCAAG CCAGAGTACCGCAAACTGGGAACCAGTGACTGGCTGAATAAGAACCTGTTCAACAGGCTGCTGGGCGGCATCGAGGAAGAGCTTCAGGTTCTTCAGGGCTCCATCGGATCCTGTCACCAG GAGCTGTTGGGAAAGCTGCACCAGGAGGTGACGGTAGAATACGTGAGGAGGCTCCTGAAAGGAGCCAAACTGAAAAACGCGGAGCAGCAGGCGAAGGCCTGCAACACCGTGAGGGACAACGCGGAGAGTCTGTACAAATTATTCCTTAAAATG GGGTCCGAGGACGTTTGGCTGAAGGACATCCTGACCAAGATAGCAGAAGTCCTGAGACTCCAAGACCTCCCCGCCATCCAGATGCAAGTAGCCTCGCTGGGAGCAGATCACCCCGACCTCAG
- the exoc3l4 gene encoding exocyst complex component 3-like protein 4, producing MSQKTDRNADQGDGGGVPQAMLRVFRDSMRRASGGKGAKVAAGQDVGSPSSPPSPDPNVVGFGDSLMRRGASIRRSLKLGSKKDKGLRQEAVVSKGPAVDKMEEEEEQEEEEAYEEMEESYTLPEIPHTPLSVMQINKLIEMEVLEEAHLNLLALRREFQQEQERCSEDSPMELAKKEKDLNLLYGELRNKVNAIVRDSNSLPSRNKGLLVAVARIIQEEERRAEEPGGLAGSWMEAWREAVDDGVRAKVAGVQLERTEQNASWLAVHLGLLGKAVTEDLQQVRAELRRSYPPSFQVFGAYVGSYGRVVGQHVGKLEQRATELKDLHALLDWIINRYQSERIMGSPSLQPDMRDHTAQLKLEDDFLPRLRDKFCCAVKEDLKASFVRIITMEDEDFWKDGKPPEKEDDLLSHPMPMDIWTKVEGIVSNCRLIDDQLQQRVISSCLQELKDFPKRLEAEFRRRCDALRPARLWTEYQITYINCFAALQQHMGRYRDACPQEVDAFGAEATGLTARLLQALEEQFKEEVEPYLRRMMTRKWLTNDDDFQRLHRRAELLSQHCALMRPPHAQEFASRLHLHVSREYVGQLMKSNYSCKNRKHEKAASKIRSQWERVSEHFQCMKSTHEWLYDAGDDLSDVVAQKNAADIKDHLQPLVEHYPDFSQKHLVAVLNFRGLRRGREHQLILQRHAQLQEKTGAAGERSHAFFSNMPVAVQAGCLSNVPFSCLG from the exons ATGTCTCAGAAGACGGACAGGAACGCCGACCAGGgcgacggcggcggcgtcccGCAGGCCATGCTGCGGGTGTTCAGGGACAGCATGCGGCGGGCCTCCGGCGGCAAGGGGGCGAAGGTCGCCGCCGGCCAGGACGTGGGGTCGCCGTCTTCCCCGCCGTCACCCG ATCCCAACGTGGTCGGGTTCGGGGACTCGCTCATGAGAAGGGGGGCGTCCATACGGCGGAGCCTGAAGTTGGGATCGAAGAAGGATAAAGGCTTGCGGCAGGAGGCGGTGGTCTCCAAAGGCCCAGCCGTCgacaagatggaggaggaggaggagcaggaggaagaggaggcgtatgaggagatggaggagtcgTACACGCTGCCGGAGATACCTCACACCCCGCTGTCAG TGATGCAGATCAATAAGCTGATTGAGAtggaggtgctggaggaggcTCACCTGAACCTGCTGGCCCTGCGGCGGGAGttccagcaggagcaggagcgcTGCAGCGAGGACTCCCCCATGGAGCTGGCCAAGAAGGAGAAAGACCTCAACCTCCTCTACGGCGAGCTGAGGAACAAGGTCAACGCCATCGTGCGCGACTCCAACTCCCTTCCCTCCAGGAACAAGGGGCTGCTGGTCGCCGTGGCTCGCATcatccaggaggaggagaggagggcggaggagccCGGCGGGCTGGCGGGCAGCTGGATGGAGGCGTGGAGGGAGGCGGTGGACGATGGGGTGCGGGCAAAGGTGGCGGGCGTCCAGCTGGAGCGCACGGAGCAAAACGCCTCCTGGCTGGCCGTTCACCTGGGGCTGCTGGGGAAGGCCGTGACGGAggacctgcagcaggtgaggGCGGAGCTGCGGCGCTCGTACCCGCCCAGCTTCCAGGTCTTCGGCGCCTACGTCGGCAGCTACGGCCGAGTCGTGGGGCAGCACGTGGGGAAGCTGGAGCAGCGGGCGACGGAGCTGAAGGACCTGCACGCTCTGCTGGACTGGATCATCAACCGCTACCAGAG CGAGAGGATCATGGGAAGTCCGTCCCTGCAGCCGGACATGAGGGACCACACCGCCCAGCTGAAGCTGGAGGACGACTTCCTGCCGCGGCTGAGGGACAAGTTCTGCTGCGCCGTGAAG GAGGACCTGAAGGCCTCATTTGTGAGGATCATCACGATGGAAGACGAGGACTTCTGGAAGGACGGGAAGCCTCCGGAGAAGGAGGACGACCTCCTCAGCCATCCGATGCCCATGGACATCTGGACG aaAGTGGAGGGAATCGTTTCAAACTGTCGACTGATCGAcgaccagctgcagcagagagtgATCTCGTCCTGCCTCCAGGAGCTGAAGGACTTCCCCAAGAG gctggaggcggagttCAGGCGTCGCTGCGACGCGCTCAGGCCGGCGCGCCTCTGGACCGAGTATCAGATAACCTACATCAACTGCTTCGCTGCTTTACA GCAGCACATGGGGAGGTACCGGGACGCGTGTCCGCAGGAGGTGGACGCCTTCGGAGCGGAGGCGACGGGGCTGACGGCCCGGCTGCTGCAGGCGCTGGAGGAGCAGTtcaaagaggaggtggag CCGTAcctgaggaggatgatgaccaggaagtggctcaccAACGACGACGACTTCCAGCGTCTCCACCGCCGGGCGGAGCTTCTGTCGCAGCACTGCGCTCTGATGAGGCCTCCTCATgctcag GAGTTTGCGAGCCGGCTGCACCTGCACGTGTCGAGGGAATACGTGGGCCAGCTGATGAAGAGCAACTACTCGTGCAAGAACCGGAAACACGAGAAGGCGGCGAGCAAGATTCGCTCGCAGTGGGAACGCGTCAGTGAGCACTTTCAATGCATG AAGTCGACCCACGAGTGGCTCTACGACGCCGGAGACGACCTGAGCGACGTCGTCGCGCAGAAGAACGCGGCCGACATAAAGGACCACCTGCAGCCGCTCGTGGAGCACTACCCCGACTTCAG CCAGAAGCACCTGGTGGCCGTGCTGAACTTCCGAGGCCTGCGGCGAGGCCGCGAGCACCAGCTGATCCTCCAGCGCCACgcccagctgcaggagaagacggGCGCCGCGGGCGAGAGGAGCCACGCCTTTTTCTCCAACATGCCGGTCGCCGTCCAGGCGGGCTGCCTCTCCAACGTGCCCTTCTCCTGCCTCGGCTGA
- the LOC120833146 gene encoding tumor necrosis factor alpha-induced protein 2, translated as MLSRLGPCFPCRRRRAEEHSSERGDHLLSGTTMRTETDDVRQNCLLSVFSFCCTPEAPTSNPAATDGHPPPTEQEEPPNESLAYEQTLEKKLFCEAGRLLIAREERLFGEIQEPEAPTGHQEEVTELADCRRVLLDLVLQTLRLSLDPGEAGAAAALASAVKAVEQEEAQDRLWDQRGRKPPVWRPCAWKEVHNSTLRGLVEERMDNPSTPPSAVQAGQSSVQVDVCAMGRQMKEDLLQVASVVRSCYPPETNICHLYIQAYHRTFSARLRKIADFGLEDKDCTFLLRWVNEYYPLVLQKPQMAGEMDVAALGKLLPEELLKPLEDQYLSRREEELTTFGGRILEDAKDKWNKGEEPTREDGCFVSPVSYDIIQLINEMVSSAEKVVGDLQKAQTITRQLKGIMHRFKIFQSDVIMQNKASSRPVVKAHLGCIEQFRDFLNTKRHLFTEEVGKDCLLVLTDMKLSAQAYLLKPVHQVLKPEYRKLGTSDWLNKNLFNRLLVGIEEELQGLQGSIGSCHQELLGKLHQEVTVEYVRRLLKGAKLKNEEQQAKACNTVRDNAESLYKLFLEMGSEDVWLKDILTKIAEVLRLQDLPAIQMQVASLGADHPDLSEKQLSALLKLKTNLSKADRRTVTDVLSVTREEWSTAGGRGAARAFFSEVRVN; from the exons ATGTTGTCCAGACTCGGCCCCTGTTTCCCCTGCAGACGCCGCAGAGCAGAAG AGCATTCCTCAGAGCGTGGCGACCATCTTCTCTCCGGCACAACGATGCGGACCGAGACGGACGACGTCAGGCAGAACTGTCTCCTGTCGGTGTTTAGCTTCTGCTGCACCCCTGAAGCCCCCACCAGCAACCCCGCCGCGACCGATGgacacccccctcccaccgaGCAGGAGGAGCCCCCAAACG AGAGCCTCGCGTACGAGCAGACCCTCGAGAAGAAGCTCTTCTGTGAGGCCGGCCGGCTGCTGATAGCGAGAGAGGAGCGTCTGTTCGGGGAGATACAGGAGCCAGAGGCGCCGACGGGTCACCAGGAGGAGGTCACGGAGCTGGCGGACTGCCGCAGGGTCCTGCTGGACCTGGTGCTGCAGACCCTCAGGCTGTCCCTGGAcccgggggaggcgggggccgCCGCGGCCCTAGCGTCTGCCGTGAAGGccgtggagcaggaggaggcccaGGACCGGTTGTGGGATCAGAGGGGTCGGAAGCCTCCGGTGTGGAGGCCCTGCGCCTGGAAGGAGGTCCACAACTCCACGCTGCGCGGACTGGTGGAGGAGCGCATGGACAACCcctccacgcccccctccgccgTCCAGGCGGGACAGTCCTCCGTCCAGGTGGACGTCTGCGCCATGGGCCGGCAGATGAAGGAGGACCTGCTGCAGGTGGCGAGCGTGGTGAGGAGCTGCTACCCGCCCGAGACCAACATCTGTCACCTGTACATCCAGGCGTACCACCGCACCTTCAGCGCCAGGCTCAGGAAGATCGCAGACTTCGGTCTGGAGGACAAGGACTGCACCTTCCTCCTGCGCTGGGTCAACGAGTATTATCCCCT AGTCCTTCAAAAGCCACAGATGGCCGGCGAGATGGATGTCGCAGCGTTGGGAAAGCTGCTGCCTGAAGAGTTGTTGAAACCTCTGGAGGATCAATACCTGAGCAGGCGAGAG GAGGAGCTGACCACGTTCGGAGGCCGGATCCTCGAGGATGCGAAGGACAAGTGGAATAAAGGAGAGGAGCCGACGAGGGAGGACGGCTGCTTTGTCAGTCCTGTTTCCTACGACATCATCCAG CTCATCAACGAGATGGTCTCCTCAGCTGAGAAGGTTGTGGGAGATCTGCAGAAGGCTCAGACCATAACGCGCCAACTCAAGGGTATAATGCACCG ATTCAAGATCTTTCAAAGCGACGtcataatgcaaaacaaagcgaGCAGCCGGCCGGTGGTGAAGGCCCACCTCGGCTGTATTGAGCAGTTCAG GGACTTCCTCAATACGAAGAGACACCTGTTCACCGAGGAAGTGGGGAAAGACTGTTTGCTTGTTCTGACCGACATGAAACTATCTGCCCAGGCGTATTTATTAAAACCTGTGCACCAGGTCCTCAAG CCAGAGTACCGCAAACTGGGAACCAGTGACTGGCTGAATAAGAACCTGTTCAACAGGCTGCTGGTCGGCATCGAGGAAGAGCTTCAGGGTCTTCAGGGCTCCATCGGATCCTGTCACCAG GAGCTGTTGGGAAAGCTGCACCAGGAGGTGACGGTAGAATACGTGAGGAGGCTCCTTAAAGGAGCCAAACTGAAAAACGAGGAGCAGCAGGCGAAGGCCTGCAACACCGTGAGGGACAACGCGGAGAGTCTGTACAAATTATTCCTTGAAATG GGGTCCGAGGACGTTTGGCTGAAGGACATCCTGACCAAGATAGCAGAAGTCCTGAGACTCCAAGACCTCCCCGCCATCCAGATGCAAGTAGCCTCGCTGGGAGCAGATCACCCCGACCTCAG TGAGAAACAACTGTCGGCTCTTCTCAAGCTGAAGACCAACCTCTCCAAAGCCGACCGGAGGACCGTCACCGACGTCCTGTCGGTCaccagagaggagtggagcACCGCGGGGGGCCGAGGGGCCGCGAGGGCCTTCTTCTCTGAGGTCCGGGTCAACTGA
- the LOC120833145 gene encoding tumor necrosis factor alpha-induced protein 2 isoform X1, translating into MRLSSCCEPTEQGLCDQEHSSERGDHLLSRTTMRTETDGVKLNFYLPKLFGRTPRAPTSNPAAADGSPLENESLAYEQTLEKKLFCEAGRLLIAREERLFGEIQEPEAMTGHQEEVTELADCRRVLLDLVLQTLRLSLDPGEAGAAAALASAVKAVEQEEAQDQLWDQRGRKPPVWRPCAWKEVHDSTLRRLVEERMDNPSTPPSAVQAGQSSVQVDVCAMGRRMKEDLLLVASVVRSCYPPETNICHLYIQAYHRTFSARLRKIADFGLEDKDCTFLLRWVNEYYPLVLQKPQMAGEMDVAALGKLLPEVLLKPLEDQYLSRREEELTTFGGRILEDAKDKWNKGEEPTREDGCFVSPVSYDIIQLINEMVTSAEKVVGDLQKAQTITRQLKGIMHRFKIFQNDVIMQNKASSRPVVKAHLGCIEQFRDFLNTKRHLFTEEVGKDCLLVLTDMKLSAQAYLLKPVHEVLKPEYRKLGTSDWLNKNLFNRLLGGIEEELQVLQGSIGSCHQELLGKLHQEVTVEYVRRLLKGAKLKNAEQQAKACNTVRDNAESLYKLFLKMGSEDVWLKDILTKIAEVLRLQDLPAIQMQVASLGADHPDLSEKQLSALLKLKTNLSKADRRTVTDVLSVTREEWSTAGGRGAARAFFSEVRVK; encoded by the exons ATGAGACTCTCCAGCTGCTGTGAGCCAACAGAGCAGGGACTGTGCGATCAGG AGCATTCCTCAGAGCGTGGCGACCATCTTCTCTCCAGGACAACGATGCGGACCGAGACGGACGGCGTCAAGCTGAACTTTTACCTGCCGAAGCTCTTCGGCAGGacccccagagcccccaccAGCAACCCCGCCGCGGCCGATGGATCTCCCCTCGAAAACG AGAGCCTCGCGTACGAGCAGACCCTCGAGAAGAAGCTCTTCTGTGAGGCCGGCCGGCTGCTGATAGCGAGAGAGGAGCGTCTGTTTGGGGAGATACAGGAGCCAGAGGCGATGACGGGTCACCAGGAGGAGGTCACGGAGCTGGCGGACTGCCGCAGGGTCCTGCTGGACCTGGTGCTGCAGACCCTCAGGCTGTCCCTGGAcccgggggaggcgggggccgCCGCGGCCCTGGCGTCTGCCGTGAAGGccgtggagcaggaggaggcccaGGACCAGTTGTGGGATCAGAGGGGTCGAAAGCCTCCGGTGTGGAGGCCCTGCGCCTGGAAGGAGGTCCACGACTCCACGCTGCGCAGACTGGTGGAGGAGCGCATGGACAACCCCTCCACACCCCCCTCCGCCGTCCAGGCGGGACAGTCCTCCGTCCAGGTGGATGTCTGCGCCATGGGCCGGCGGATGAAGGAGGACCTGCTGCTGGTGGCGAGCGTGGTGAGGAGCTGCTACCCGCCCGAGACCAACATCTGTCACCTGTACATCCAGGCGTACCACCGCACCTTCAGCGCCAGGCTCAGGAAGATCGCAGACTTCGGTCTGGAGGACAAGGACTGCACCTTCCTCCTGCGCTGGGTCAACGAGTATTATCCCCT AGTCCTTCAAAAGCCACAGATGGCCGGCGAGATGGATGTCGCAGCGTTGGGAAAGCTGCTGCCTGAAGTGTTGTTGAAACCTCTGGAGGATCAATACCTGAGCAGGCGAGAG GAGGAGCTGACCACGTTCGGAGGCCGCATCCTCGAGGATGCGAAGGACAAGTGGAATAAAGGAGAGGAGCCGACGCGGGAGGACGGCTGCTTTGTCAGTCCTGTTTCCTACGACATCATCCAG CTCATCAACGAGATGGTCACCTCAGCTGAGAAGGTTGTGGGAGATCTGCAGAAGGCTCAGACCATAACGCGCCAACTCAAGGGTATAATGCACCG GTTCAAGATCTTTCAAAACGACGtcataatgcaaaacaaagcgaGCAGCCGGCCGGTGGTGAAGGCCCACCTCGGCTGTATTGAGCAGTTCAG GGACTTCCTCAATACGAAGAGACACCTGTTCACCGAGGAAGTGGGGAAAGACTGTTTGCTTGTTCTGACCGACATGAAACTGTCTGCCCAGGCGTATTTATTAAAACCTGTGCACGAGGTCCTCAAG CCAGAGTACCGCAAACTGGGAACCAGTGACTGGCTGAATAAGAACCTGTTCAACAGGCTGCTGGGCGGCATCGAGGAAGAGCTTCAGGTTCTTCAGGGCTCCATCGGATCCTGTCACCAG GAGCTGTTGGGAAAGCTGCACCAGGAGGTGACGGTAGAATACGTGAGGAGGCTCCTGAAAGGAGCCAAACTGAAAAACGCGGAGCAGCAGGCGAAGGCCTGCAACACCGTGAGGGACAACGCGGAGAGTCTGTACAAATTATTCCTTAAAATG GGGTCCGAGGACGTTTGGCTGAAGGACATCCTGACCAAGATAGCAGAAGTCCTGAGACTCCAAGACCTCCCCGCCATCCAGATGCAAGTAGCCTCGCTGGGAGCAGATCACCCCGACCTCAG